In Danaus plexippus chromosome 17, MEX_DaPlex, whole genome shotgun sequence, one DNA window encodes the following:
- the LOC116771336 gene encoding chitinase domain-containing protein 1, translating into MKYLNIVLQVLCISSLSLATLSPPSDKKSQKEVKPQEGSRKNNVLDRKLVAETPYVKDILKYHATYHQDVHVKNFNNLVLGFVTPWNNKGYDVAKRWASKFNYISPVWLQVKRQSSNIYIISGLHDVDNAWMKAVKQKGTDTGLRIVPRLLFENWQPSDLKAFFIEPSSYSEQKALIEEIKKVCQQWGFDGIVLEMLSQIGKYIDKSVKFIQHFGLEMSENGYHLILVYPPFRGYPSDDFFVQAFNEIHPYVDAVSVMTYDFSNPQKPGPNAPFYWLRLCIEKLIGDDENPTKRSKILLGLNFYGNSYTANGGGPIVGTEYIELLKNAKPNQLISYNNNTAENYLEVRTLQGTKKIFFPTLYSIHKRLELAREYRTGVAIWELGQGLDYFYDLF; encoded by the exons atgaaatatttgaatatagttTTACAAGTCCTGTGTATTTCAAGTTTATCCCTTGCAACATTGTCACCTCCCTCCgataaaaaatcacaaaaagaAGTAAAACCGCAAGAAGGTTCTaggaaaaataatgttttggaTCGAAAATTAGTAGCTGAGACTCCGTACGTGAaagatatacttaaatatcatGCAACTTATCATCAGGACGtacatgtaaaaaattttaataatttggtgTTAGGCTTTGTTACACCG TGGAACAATAAAGGTTATGATGTAGCCAAGAGATGGGcgtcaaaatttaattacatttcccCTGTATGGCTGCAAGTTAAAAGGCAAAGCTCCAACATATACATCATTTCTGGTCTTCACGATGTGGACAATGCATGGATGAAGGCGGTCAAACAGAAAGGAACTGACACTGGCTTAAGAA TTGTACCGAGATTATTGTTTGAAAACTGGCAGCCATCAGATTTGAAGGCGTTTTTCATCGAACCATCATCATACAGTGAACAGAAAGCGTTGATTGAAGAAATCAAGAAAGTCTGTCAGCAATGGGGTTTTGACGGGATCGTGTTAGAAATGCTTTCTCAAATCGGAAAGTACATAGACAAATCAGTGAAGTTTATACAACACTTcg GTCTTGAGATGAGCGAGAACGGCTACCACCTTATTCTCGTGTATCCACCATTTAGAGGATATCCAAGCGATGACTTCTTTGTTCAAGCCTTCAATGAAATCCATCCTTATGTAGATGCTGTCTCCGTCATGACATATGATTTTTCAAATCCTCAAAAACCGG GTCCGAACGCACCATTCTATTGGCTGAGATTGTGCATTGAAAAACTAATAGGCGATGATGAAAATCCGACAAAgagatcaaaaatattactcgGTTTAAATTTCTATGGTAACTCGTATACCGCGAACGGTGGCGGTCCCATTGTTGGCACGGAGTATATTGAATTGTTGAAAAATGCCAAACCGAACCAGCTTATATCTTACAACAATAATACTGCTGAGAATTATCTTGAAGTCAG GACATTACAAGGTACAAAGAAGATTTTCTTCCCCACATTGTACTCAATCCATAAAAGACTGGAGCTCGCTAGGGAATACCGAACTGGTGTTGCCATTTGGGAACTCGGTCAGGGATTGGACTATTTCTATgacctattttaa
- the LOC116771565 gene encoding epidermal retinol dehydrogenase 2-like: MLEGTKINSPSQMSSIFDIAKDTVLFLLLSCYYILESLFWTLVPNIMRPMKSLKDDVILITGGGGGVGRQLAIRLARLGARVILWDINKEALEKSCNDLKDEGYEVRGDVVDLADKESVYAAADKVKKEVGKVDILINNAGVVFGETLLDLSDTAIETTYKVNILAHYWTTKSFLPDMINSGKGHIVTVGSVAGLLGTYRCTDYSATKFATVGFHESLFTELRAHGHNTIYSTLVCPYYINTGMFDGVTPRLMPMLEPDYVAETMIDSIRKNEVNCIMPGSVRYLLPLKCLLPAKMCWDLMHRVMKGPQSMMHLKRKPKLT, translated from the exons ATGTTGGAAGGCACGAAGATAAATTCCCCTTCCCAAATGTCGAGTATATTCGACATCGCCAAAGACACCGTTTTATTCCTCCTCCTTTCCTGTTACTATATATTAGAGTCCCTCTTTTGGACTCTCGTACCAAACATTATGAGGCCAATGAAGAGTCTTAAGGATGACGTTATTCTGATAACGGGCGGAGGCGGTGGCGTCGGCAGACAATTAGCTATTAGGTTAGCAAGACTTGGAGCTAGGGTCATCCTATGGGATATCAATAAAgaag CGCTAGAAAAATCCTGCAACGATTTAAAAGATGAAGGCTACGAAGTGAGAGGGGATGTTGTAGACCTAGCAGATAAAGAATCCGTTTACGCCGCTGCCGATAAAGTCAAGAAAGAG GTTGGAAAGGTTGATATTCTTATAAACAACGCTGGTGTCGTATTCGGTGAAACACTATTGGATCTTAGTGATACAGCTATAGAGACAACCTATAAAGTGAACATTTTAGCACATTACTGG aCGACGAAGTCTTTTCTTCCGGACATGATCAATTCTGGAAAAGGTCATATAGTCACTGTAGGTTCGGTCGCAGGCTTGCTTGGAACGTACCGCTGTACAGATTACAGCGCCACTAAGTTTGCTACAGTCGGCTTTCATGAAAGCCTTTTCACAGAGTTGAGA GCCCATGGTCATAACACAATATACTCGACCCTGGTTTGCCCGTATTACATCAACACGGGTATGTTTGATGGTGTAACTCCTCGTCTCATGCCGATGTTGGAACCGGACTACGTAGCGGAGACTATGATCGATTCCATAAGGAAAAACGAGGTCAACTGCATTATGCCCGGATCTGTCAGATATCTTTTGCCTTTGAAGTG CTTGCTTCCAGCAAAAATGTGTTGGGATCTAATGCACAGAGTAATGAAAGGGCCACAGTCTATGAtgcatttaaaaagaaaacctAAATTGACTTAA